In Bacillus sp. DX3.1, the following proteins share a genomic window:
- a CDS encoding non-ribosomal peptide synthetase, with amino-acid sequence MFDKSNVQDIYYLSPMQEGMLYHTITEESSTMYVTQYRMTLRGNVDIPLLEESFNLLIGRHDILRTCFIYEKVQRPRQVVFKKRPMTIYSQDISQLDKEEKTAYVQKFQQEDREKGFDLLRDVLMRISILKIEDNKYEMIWSHHHILMDGWCNSIIMSELLYYYDCLKNKKPIELKKVYPYSSYIQWLQEQDIKEARACWKEYLKGYNSNTLLAPQNKKMSIETQGSKEMQEFIYQIDENLTDELKLIAKKNHTTVNNVFQTIWGILLLCYNQEDDVIFGTVVSGRPSEIPGIEDMVGLFINSIPVRILINHKQTFSELLKSVKLSAIDLERYHFTPLVDIQSSVKGISKLFDHIITFQNFSSAEVNEELGDISNVGFEVVSMDGIEESNYDLALIVESDNVLAIKFIFNTQVYPADFIERISRQLRYIVKQIIANPEQLIFNIKLVNEEKQKKILSDFNNTKTSYPRNKSLVELFEEQVQKKPDQVALVFKNQKMTYRTLNERANQLARTLRDQGVVSGEVVGIMANRSFEMVIGVLAVLKAGAAYLPIDPNYPVARKQYMLEDSGANFLLIQKELDEEIVFEGTVLELEDETLYGQGTANESIGNYSNSEDIASIIYTSGSTGQPKGNMTAHYNISRIVKDTNYIRISEQDCLTQIASFSFDASIFEIFGALLNGAQLVLIEKEDVLDAQRLFHIIETEGVTIFFATTALFNTLVDMGINRMKHLRKILFGGEKVSVSHVRKALQAVGSDRLIHLYGPSESTVFTTFYPVNELTEDAITVPIGVPISNTKVYVLDHKQRLCPIGVPGELYVGGDGLVKGYINKPELTMGKFIENPFVPGERVYRTGDMVRWLPDGNIDYIGRIDKQIKIRGHRIEPGEIMSHLLNHEAIQEAAVVPLQDSQGDAYLCAYYVPVEGIEEEEYTESSLRAYLSTRLPDYMMPSAFCQLEKLPLTVNGKLDAAALPEPDRNMYVTKEYVLPQNETERKLSVIWQEVLGIEEVGRFDHFFECGGHSLKAMLLVSRIAREFEVTFQIKDVFHAPVLYQMAETIEQMNPEVYLRIEPVESRGFYPVSSAQQRIHVASQLTTESVHYNVPLVFEIEGDLQKERLVKAFEMLIKRHEALRTSFHMKENTLVQCIHNQVEFSLEEIEGIEENVPKLLQEFVRPFDLTKPLLMRAGLLEVDTKKRLLLVDLHHIITDGMSTNILLQELVQLYQKPSDLEPLRIQYKDYAVWQQKFLQTEGMKRQEAFWLEKLEGELPILELPTDFPRPSVQQFEGAYVDVRVNRETTEKLQALTKEENGTLYMTLLAAYNVLLARYTGQEDFIVGTPIAGRPHEDLEPIIGMFVNTLAIHNKLVNDKPFREFLQEVRENVLKSYEHQMYPLEDLIGKLKVQRDMSRNPLFDTIFTLQNVDLTVPQGEGFMLCPYPFDYQMSKVDVTVGAVEEEGELHLRFEYSTALFTRETIEQMSTHFCTILQKIANHPDVVIANIDVTTEEEKERLIVQYNKTETAYPKNKSLAELFEEQVQKYPDQVALVYGEQSMTYRELDRKANGLAHRLQAKGVKADTLVGLLGEHSLETLVSMVAILKAGGAYLPIDPNYPLERKQYMMQDSGLDLVVATENYDWDETILGGEVIQLSSINELEGREDSPIVLSHPKDLAYVLYTSGSTGQPKGVMVEQRNVVRLIKNTNFTDLSQGRLLLTGAIVFDASTFEIWGALLNGLTLSLIEKDTLLNPFKLQKIIERQKITTMWLTAPLFNQISQQHLEVFENLTSLIVGGDVLSPYHINAVRERYPNLKLINGYGPTENTTFSTTFLIEDTYEASIPIGRPIANSTAYVLNPYRQLCPVGIPGELYVGGAGVARGYLNKQELTMEKFIDNPFVPGEKLYRTGDMVRWLPDGNIEYIGRIDKQIKIRGHRIEPGEIVSHLLNHKAIQEAAVVPLQDSQGDVYLCAYYVPIEGIEEEEYTETSLRLYLSTRLPDYMMPSAFCQLEKLTLTVNGKLDVAALPEPDRNMYVTKEYVPPQNETERKLSVIWQEVLGIEEVGRFDHFFECGGHSLKAMLLVSRIAREFEVTFQIKDVFHSPVLYQMAETIEQMNPEVYLRIEPVESRDFYPVSSAQQRIHVASQLATESVHYNVPLVFEIEGDLQKERLVKAFEMLIKRHEALRTSFHMKENTLVQCIHNQVEFSLEEIEGIEENVPKLLQEFVRPFDLTKPLLMRAGLLEVDTKKRLLLVDLHHIITDGMSTNILLQELVQLYQKPSDLEPLRIQYKDYAVWQQKFLQTEGMKRQEAFWLEKLEGELPILELPTDFPRPSVQQFEGAYVDVRVNRETTEKLQALTKEENGTLYMTLLAAYNVLLARYTGQEDFIVGTPIAGRPHEDLEPIIGMFVNTLAIRNKLVNDKPFREFLQEVRENVLKSYEHQMYPLEDLIGKLKVQRDMSRNPLFDTIFTLQNVDLTVPQGEGFMLCPYPFDYQMSKVDVTVGAVEEEGELHLRFEYSTALFTRETIEQMSTHFCTILQKIANHPDVVIANIDVTTEEEKERLIVQYNKTETAYPKNKSLAELFEEQVQKYPDQVALVYGEQSMTYRELDRKANGLAHRLQAKGVKADTLVGLLGEHSLETLVSMVAILKAGGAYLPIDPNYPLERKQYMMQDSGLDLVVATENYDWDETILGGEVIQLSSINELEGREDSPIVLSHPKDLAYVLYTSGSTGQPKGVMVEQRNVVRLIKNTNFTDLSQGRLLLTGAIVFDASTFEIWGALLNGLTLSLIEKDTLLNPFKLQKIIERQKITTMWLTAPLFNQISQQHLEVFENLTSLIVGGDVLSPYHINAVRERYPNLKLINGYGPTENTTFSTTFLIEDTYEASIPIGRPIANSTAYVLNPYQQLCPVGIPGELYVGGAGVARGYLNKPELTTEKFIDNPFVPGERLYRTGDMVRWLVDGNIEYIGRIDKQIKIRGHRIEPGEIVSHLLNHEAIQEAAVVPLQDSQGDAYLCAYYVPVEGVEEEEYTESSLRSYLSTRLPDYMMPSAFCQLEKLPLTVNGKVDKIALPKVNWRNTIKNKYQAPVTLVEKKLVSIWESVLDISPIGVLDNFFEHGGHSLKAMRLVSHIHEEFQVQIPLRDVFQRPILNDMARYIEKLEGIKFIPIEKAKEQIFYPTSLTQQHMYEVGQNSIAFNMPMSFLVEGPLNVKRVKQAVEKLIERHDVLRTTLEVVEGNLVQRIHDNVDIQFVYKEGKEQDIKRIQNIMDDFIKLFNFNLPPLLRVQLIKISVERHILMFDIHHSILDGTSLSIFTNEFAALYEEKELPPLHVQYKDYIVWKEQLMQTEEMKAQEAHWLQQFSGELPVLKLPYDFSRPKLRRYEGDVIAFEIDKQMTAGLYQLGQEKQVTLYMTLMTCFHMLLHQYSGQEDIVIGSPIQARPHVDLENVLGLFINEIAIRNQPKASKSFLSFLEEVKETILCAYENQNYPFEELVLKLQADNDKSRSPIFIVSFAMQNMQEASLPVNDLQFQFISTEFMVTEYDISLYASEVEGRVHFEMSYSTHLFRRETMERFVQDYVSIVRQVLANPMSSLGDIKLNLLQL; translated from the coding sequence ATGTTTGATAAAAGCAATGTGCAAGATATTTATTATTTGTCTCCGATGCAGGAAGGAATGTTATATCACACTATTACAGAAGAAAGCTCTACTATGTATGTCACGCAGTATCGGATGACTTTGCGAGGTAATGTGGATATCCCTTTATTAGAAGAAAGCTTTAACCTTCTTATTGGACGTCATGATATTTTGCGTACATGTTTTATTTATGAGAAGGTACAGCGTCCTCGGCAGGTTGTATTTAAGAAACGCCCAATGACAATTTATTCTCAAGATATTTCACAATTAGATAAAGAAGAGAAAACAGCGTATGTACAAAAATTTCAACAAGAAGATAGAGAAAAAGGCTTTGATTTACTACGTGATGTTTTAATGCGTATTTCTATTTTGAAAATTGAAGATAATAAATATGAAATGATTTGGAGTCATCATCATATTTTAATGGATGGTTGGTGCAATTCAATTATCATGAGTGAGCTGTTGTATTATTATGATTGTTTGAAGAATAAGAAGCCTATTGAACTTAAAAAGGTATATCCATATAGTTCCTATATTCAATGGCTGCAAGAACAAGATATAAAAGAAGCGCGTGCATGCTGGAAAGAGTATTTGAAGGGATATAATTCAAATACATTACTGGCTCCTCAAAATAAGAAAATGTCTATTGAAACACAAGGAAGTAAAGAAATGCAAGAGTTCATTTATCAAATAGATGAGAACTTAACTGATGAATTGAAATTGATAGCGAAAAAAAATCATACAACAGTTAATAATGTATTTCAAACTATTTGGGGAATTTTGTTACTATGTTATAATCAAGAAGATGATGTAATATTTGGTACAGTGGTTTCGGGACGGCCTTCTGAAATTCCAGGTATTGAGGATATGGTAGGTCTTTTTATTAATTCTATACCAGTCCGCATTCTCATTAATCATAAACAAACATTTAGTGAATTACTAAAATCGGTTAAATTAAGTGCCATAGATCTGGAGAGATATCATTTTACTCCTCTTGTTGATATTCAATCCAGTGTTAAAGGTATAAGTAAATTGTTTGATCATATTATAACTTTTCAAAATTTTTCTTCTGCTGAAGTTAATGAAGAGCTAGGCGATATTTCGAACGTTGGGTTTGAAGTTGTTTCTATGGATGGGATAGAAGAATCAAATTATGATTTAGCACTAATTGTAGAGTCTGATAATGTATTGGCTATTAAATTTATTTTCAATACACAAGTATATCCAGCTGATTTCATAGAACGTATTAGTAGACAGTTAAGGTACATTGTTAAACAGATTATTGCTAATCCAGAACAACTAATATTTAATATTAAGCTAGTAAATGAGGAAAAACAAAAGAAAATTTTGTCGGATTTTAACAATACAAAAACTTCATATCCAAGAAATAAATCTTTGGTAGAGTTATTTGAGGAACAGGTACAGAAAAAGCCAGATCAAGTTGCGCTTGTCTTCAAAAATCAAAAAATGACTTATCGTACTTTAAATGAGAGAGCGAATCAATTAGCAAGGACATTACGTGACCAAGGTGTTGTTTCAGGAGAAGTTGTCGGAATTATGGCAAATCGCTCATTTGAAATGGTGATAGGTGTATTAGCAGTATTAAAGGCTGGAGCGGCGTATCTACCAATTGATCCAAATTATCCTGTAGCACGTAAGCAATATATGTTAGAAGATAGCGGAGCGAACTTCCTGTTAATTCAAAAAGAATTAGACGAAGAGATAGTTTTTGAAGGAACAGTGTTAGAATTAGAAGATGAAACATTGTATGGGCAAGGAACAGCGAATGAATCTATCGGAAATTATAGTAATTCAGAGGATATAGCAAGTATTATTTATACATCTGGATCAACTGGACAACCAAAGGGGAATATGACTGCACACTATAATATTAGCCGTATAGTGAAAGATACAAACTATATACGTATATCTGAACAAGATTGTTTAACTCAGATAGCTAGTTTTTCATTTGATGCATCAATTTTTGAGATTTTTGGAGCATTATTAAATGGAGCACAGTTAGTGTTAATTGAGAAAGAGGATGTACTTGATGCACAACGATTATTTCATATTATTGAAACCGAAGGTGTTACCATATTTTTTGCGACAACGGCATTATTTAATACGTTAGTTGATATGGGAATTAATCGTATGAAGCACCTCCGCAAGATTCTTTTTGGTGGAGAAAAGGTATCTGTATCTCATGTACGAAAAGCTCTTCAAGCTGTTGGATCAGATCGTTTGATCCATTTATACGGTCCTTCAGAAAGTACAGTATTCACAACATTCTATCCGGTTAATGAGTTGACAGAGGATGCAATTACTGTACCGATTGGAGTACCAATTAGTAATACGAAGGTATATGTGTTAGATCATAAGCAAAGATTATGCCCGATCGGTGTACCAGGTGAGTTATATGTGGGAGGAGACGGACTAGTAAAAGGGTATATTAATAAACCAGAGTTAACCATGGGGAAATTTATCGAAAATCCATTTGTTCCAGGAGAGAGAGTATATCGAACAGGGGATATGGTTCGATGGTTACCAGACGGGAACATTGATTATATTGGCAGAATAGATAAACAGATTAAAATCCGAGGACATCGTATCGAACCAGGTGAAATCATGAGCCATTTATTGAATCATGAGGCAATCCAAGAAGCGGCTGTGGTACCATTACAAGACTCACAGGGAGATGCATACTTGTGTGCGTATTATGTACCGGTAGAAGGAATAGAAGAGGAAGAATATACAGAATCTTCTCTTCGAGCGTACTTGTCCACTCGGTTGCCAGATTATATGATGCCATCGGCATTTTGCCAGTTAGAGAAACTTCCGCTTACAGTAAATGGGAAATTAGATGCAGCAGCATTGCCAGAGCCGGATAGAAATATGTACGTAACAAAAGAATATGTACTACCTCAAAATGAAACGGAACGAAAATTGTCTGTTATTTGGCAAGAAGTACTAGGAATAGAGGAAGTAGGTCGTTTCGATCATTTCTTCGAGTGTGGTGGTCATTCATTAAAAGCAATGCTTCTTGTGTCACGAATTGCTCGTGAATTTGAAGTAACATTTCAGATTAAAGATGTGTTTCATGCACCAGTGTTATATCAGATGGCTGAAACAATAGAACAAATGAATCCAGAAGTGTATTTAAGAATTGAACCAGTAGAATCTCGCGGTTTTTATCCGGTATCGTCGGCGCAACAACGTATTCATGTAGCAAGTCAACTTACGACAGAGTCGGTTCACTATAATGTACCACTTGTATTTGAAATTGAAGGAGACTTACAGAAGGAACGTTTAGTAAAAGCATTTGAGATGCTTATAAAACGACATGAAGCACTTCGCACATCATTTCATATGAAGGAGAATACTTTAGTACAGTGTATTCATAACCAGGTGGAATTTTCATTAGAAGAGATAGAGGGAATCGAGGAGAACGTACCAAAGCTGTTACAAGAATTTGTTAGACCTTTTGATTTGACGAAGCCATTATTAATGCGTGCTGGTTTACTTGAAGTAGATACGAAGAAACGATTGTTGTTAGTAGATTTACATCATATTATTACCGATGGTATGTCCACAAATATACTGTTACAAGAACTTGTTCAACTGTATCAAAAGCCAAGTGATTTAGAGCCACTTCGTATTCAATATAAAGATTATGCAGTGTGGCAACAAAAATTTTTACAGACCGAAGGGATGAAACGCCAAGAAGCGTTTTGGCTAGAAAAGTTGGAAGGAGAGTTACCAATCCTTGAGTTGCCAACAGATTTTCCGCGTCCAAGTGTGCAGCAATTTGAGGGAGCATATGTGGATGTACGTGTAAACCGTGAAACTACAGAAAAATTACAGGCATTGACTAAAGAAGAAAATGGAACGCTTTATATGACATTATTAGCTGCGTATAATGTGTTGCTAGCTCGTTATACAGGACAAGAAGATTTCATAGTAGGAACACCAATTGCAGGGCGTCCACACGAAGATTTAGAACCAATTATTGGTATGTTTGTTAATACGCTTGCGATACATAATAAATTAGTAAACGATAAGCCATTTCGTGAGTTTTTACAAGAAGTAAGAGAGAATGTATTAAAAAGTTATGAACATCAAATGTATCCGTTAGAAGATCTGATTGGAAAACTGAAAGTTCAACGAGATATGAGTCGAAATCCATTGTTTGATACGATATTTACGTTACAGAATGTGGACCTTACGGTCCCGCAAGGTGAAGGATTTATGCTTTGTCCATATCCATTTGATTATCAAATGTCAAAAGTGGATGTGACTGTAGGTGCGGTAGAGGAAGAGGGGGAATTGCACCTTCGGTTTGAATACAGCACCGCACTATTTACACGTGAGACAATAGAACAAATGAGTACACACTTTTGTACAATATTACAGAAGATCGCAAATCATCCAGACGTTGTGATTGCAAATATAGATGTGACAACGGAAGAAGAGAAAGAAAGATTGATTGTTCAATATAATAAAACGGAAACAGCATATCCAAAAAATAAATCTTTGGCAGAGCTATTTGAAGAACAGGTACAAAAATACCCAGATCAAGTTGCGCTTGTATACGGAGAACAGAGTATGACGTATCGAGAGCTTGATAGGAAAGCGAATGGATTGGCTCACCGCTTGCAAGCGAAAGGGGTAAAAGCTGATACACTTGTTGGATTACTAGGTGAACATTCGTTAGAGACATTGGTATCCATGGTAGCTATTTTAAAAGCAGGAGGCGCTTATTTACCAATTGATCCGAATTATCCGCTTGAACGGAAACAATATATGATGCAGGATAGTGGGCTGGACTTAGTAGTTGCGACAGAAAATTATGACTGGGATGAAACGATACTTGGTGGAGAAGTCATTCAATTGAGTTCTATAAATGAGTTAGAAGGTAGAGAGGATTCACCAATTGTATTAAGTCATCCGAAGGATTTAGCGTATGTATTATATACATCTGGTTCTACTGGTCAACCGAAAGGTGTAATGGTAGAACAACGAAATGTTGTTCGTTTGATCAAAAATACGAACTTTACTGATCTATCTCAAGGGCGTCTGCTTTTAACGGGAGCAATTGTTTTTGATGCATCTACTTTTGAGATTTGGGGTGCTTTATTAAATGGCTTGACGCTATCTCTAATTGAGAAAGACACGTTGTTGAATCCGTTTAAATTACAGAAAATTATTGAGAGGCAGAAGATTACAACAATGTGGTTGACGGCGCCTTTATTTAATCAAATTTCCCAACAACACCTAGAGGTGTTTGAAAACTTGACTTCGTTAATTGTGGGAGGAGATGTACTATCTCCATATCATATTAATGCAGTGCGAGAGCGTTATCCAAATCTAAAATTGATAAATGGATATGGTCCGACAGAAAATACGACTTTTTCTACCACCTTTTTAATTGAGGATACGTATGAAGCGAGTATTCCAATTGGACGGCCAATTGCAAACTCGACAGCGTATGTATTGAATCCGTATCGACAGTTGTGTCCTGTAGGGATTCCAGGAGAGTTATATGTTGGAGGAGCAGGTGTTGCACGGGGGTATTTGAATAAACAAGAGTTAACTATGGAAAAATTTATTGACAATCCATTTGTACCAGGCGAGAAATTATATCGAACAGGGGATATGGTTCGCTGGTTACCAGATGGGAATATTGAATATATTGGTAGAATAGATAAACAGATTAAGATTCGAGGGCATCGCATCGAACCAGGTGAAATTGTGAGCCATTTATTGAATCATAAGGCAATCCAAGAAGCGGCTGTGGTACCATTACAAGACTCACAGGGAGATGTATACTTGTGTGCGTATTATGTACCGATAGAAGGGATAGAAGAGGAAGAATATACAGAAACTTCTCTTCGATTATACTTATCCACTAGATTGCCAGATTATATGATGCCATCGGCATTTTGTCAGTTAGAGAAACTTACGCTTACAGTAAATGGGAAATTAGATGTGGCAGCATTGCCAGAACCGGATAGAAATATGTATGTAACAAAAGAATATGTACCACCTCAAAATGAAACGGAACGAAAATTGTCTGTTATTTGGCAAGAAGTACTAGGAATAGAGGAAGTAGGTCGTTTCGATCATTTCTTCGAGTGTGGTGGTCATTCATTAAAAGCAATGCTTCTTGTGTCACGAATTGCTCGTGAATTTGAAGTAACATTTCAGATTAAAGATGTGTTTCATTCACCAGTGTTATATCAGATGGCTGAAACAATAGAACAAATGAATCCAGAAGTGTATTTAAGAATTGAACCAGTAGAATCTCGCGATTTTTACCCAGTATCGTCGGCGCAACAACGTATTCATGTAGCAAGTCAACTTGCGACAGAGTCGGTTCACTATAATGTACCACTTGTGTTTGAAATTGAAGGAGACTTACAGAAGGAACGTTTAGTAAAAGCATTTGAGATGCTTATAAAACGACATGAAGCACTTCGCACATCATTTCATATGAAGGAAAATACTTTAGTACAGTGTATTCATAACCAGGTAGAATTTTCATTAGAAGAGATAGAGGGAATCGAGGAAAACGTACCAAAGCTGTTACAAGAATTTGTTAGACCTTTTGATTTGACGAAGCCATTATTAATGCGTGCTGGACTACTTGAAGTAGATACGAAGAAACGATTGTTGTTAGTAGATTTACATCATATTATTACCGATGGTATGTCCACAAATATACTGTTACAAGAACTTGTTCAACTGTATCAAAAGCCAAGTGATTTAGAGCCACTTCGCATTCAATATAAAGATTATGCAGTGTGGCAACAAAAATTTTTACAGACCGAAGGGATGAAACGCCAAGAAGCGTTTTGGCTAGAAAAGTTGGAAGGAGAGTTACCAATCCTTGAGTTGCCAACAGATTTTCCGCGCCCAAGTGTGCAGCAATTTGAGGGAGCATATGTGGATGTACGTGTAAACCGCGAAACTACAGAAAAATTACAGGCATTGACTAAAGAAGAAAATGGAACGCTTTATATGACATTATTAGCTGCGTATAATGTGTTGCTAGCTCGTTATACAGGACAAGAAGATTTCATAGTAGGAACACCAATTGCAGGGCGTCCACACGAAGATTTAGAACCAATTATTGGTATGTTTGTTAATACGCTTGCGATACGTAATAAATTAGTAAACGATAAGCCATTTCGTGAGTTTTTACAAGAAGTAAGAGAGAATGTATTAAAAAGTTATGAACATCAAATGTATCCGTTAGAAGATCTGATTGGAAAACTGAAAGTTCAACGAGATATGAGTCGAAATCCATTGTTTGATACGATATTTACGTTACAGAATGTGGACCTTACGGTCCCGCAAGGTGAAGGATTTATGCTTTGTCCATATCCATTTGATTATCAAATGTCAAAAGTGGATGTGACTGTAGGTGCGGTAGAGGAAGAGGGGGAATTGCACCTTCGGTTTGAATACAGCACCGCACTATTTACACGTGAGACAATAGAACAAATGAGTACACACTTTTGTACAATATTACAGAAGATCGCAAATCATCCAGACGTTGTGATTGCAAATATAGATGTGACAACGGAAGAAGAGAAAGAAAGATTGATTGTTCAATATAATAAAACGGAAACAGCATATCCAAAAAATAAATCTTTGGCAGAGCTATTTGAAGAACAGGTACAAAAATACCCAGATCAAGTTGCGCTTGTATACGGAGAACAGAGTATGACGTATCGAGAGCTTGATAGGAAAGCGAATGGATTGGCTCACCGCTTGCAAGCGAAAGGGGTAAAAGCTGATACACTTGTTGGATTACTAGGTGAACATTCGTTAGAGACATTGGTATCCATGGTAGCTATTTTAAAAGCAGGAGGCGCTTATTTACCAATTGATCCGAATTATCCGCTTGAACGGAAACAATATATGATGCAGGATAGTGGGCTGGACTTAGTAGTTGCGACAGAAAATTATGACTGGGATGAAACGATACTTGGTGGAGAAGTCATTCAATTGAGTTCTATAAATGAGTTAGAAGGTAGAGAGGATTCACCAATTGTATTAAGTCATCCGAAGGATTTAGCGTATGTATTATATACATCTGGTTCTACTGGTCAACCGAAAGGTGTAATGGTAGAACAACGAAATGTTGTTCGTTTGATCAAAAATACGAACTTTACTGATCTATCTCAAGGGCGTCTGCTTTTAACGGGAGCAATTGTTTTTGATGCATCTACTTTTGAGATTTGGGGTGCTTTATTAAATGGCTTGACGCTATCTCTAATTGAGAAAGACACGTTGTTGAATCCGTTTAAATTACAGAAAATTATTGAGAGACAGAAGATTACAACAATGTGGTTGACGGCGCCTTTATTTAATCAAATTTCCCAACAACACCTAGAGGTGTTTGAAAACTTGACTTCGTTAATTGTGGGAGGAGATGTACTATCTCCATATCATATTAATGCAGTGCGAGAGCGTTATCCAAATCTAAAATTGATAAATGGCTATGGTCCGACAGAAAATACGACTTTTTCTACCACCTTTTTAATTGAGGATACGTATGAAGCGAGTATTCCGATTGGACGGCCAATTGCAAACTCGACAGCGTATGTATTGAATCCGTATCAACAGTTGTGCCCTGTAGGGATTCCAGGAGAGTTATACGTTGGAGGAGCAGGTGTTGCACGGGGATATTTGAATAAACCAGAGTTAACTACGGAAAAATTTATTGATAATCCATTTGTTCCAGGAGAGAGATTATATCGAACAGGAGATATGGTACGCTGGCTGGTAGATGGGAATATTGAATATATTGGTAGAATAGATAAACAGATTAAAATTCGAGGACATCGCATCGAACCGGGTGAAATCGTGAGCCATTTATTGAATCATGAGGCAATTCAAGAAGCGGCTGTGGTGCCATTACAAGACTCACAGGGAGATGCATACTTATGTGCGTATTATGTACCGGTAGAAGGAGTAGAAGAGGAAGAATATACAGAATCATCTCTTCGATCATACTTATCCACTCGATTGCCAGATTATATGATGCCATCGGCATTTTGTCAGTTAGAGAAACTTCCGCTTACAGTAAATGGGAAAGTAGATAAGATAGCACTACCAAAAGTAAATTGGAGAAATACAATTAAAAATAAATATCAGGCACCAGTTACTTTGGTAGAAAAAAAGTTAGTTTCTATTTGGGAAAGTGTATTAGATATTTCACCTATTGGGGTTTTAGATAACTTTTTTGAACACGGCGGGCATTCATTGAAGGCGATGCGTCTTGTAAGTCATATTCATGAAGAATTTCAAGTACAGATACCATTAAGGGATGTATTTCAAAGACCAATTTTAAATGACATGGCACGATATATTGAGAAATTAGAGGGAATTAAATTTATTCCAATTGAAAAGGCTAAAGAACAAATTTTCTATCCTACATCTTTAACGCAGCAACATATGTATGAGGTTGGACAGAACAGTATAGCCTTTAATATGCCAATGTCCTTTTTAGTAGAAGGGCCTTTAAATGTAAAACGAGTGAAGCAAGCGGTTGAGAAATTGATTGAACGACATGATGTTTTGCGTACGACATTAGAGGTAGTAGAAGGAAATCTAGTTCAACGTATACATGATAATGTAGATATTCAATTCGTGTATAAGGAGGGAAAAGAGCAAGATATCAAGCGTATACAAAACATTATGGATGATTTTATTAAGCTGTTTAACTTTAATTTACCTCCATTATTACGAGTTCAACTAATTAAAATTTCTGTAGAAAGACATATTCTTATGTTTGACATACATCATAGTATTTTAGATGGTACATCGTTAAGTATTTTCACAAATGAATTTGCGGCGTTGTATGAAGAAAAGGAACTACCGCCTCTTCATGTACAATATAAAGATTATATTGTATGGAAAGAACAACTTATGCAAACAGAGGAAATGAAAGCACAAGAAGCGCACTGGCTACAGCAATTTTCTGGTGAATTACCTGTATTAAAATTACCATATGACTTTTCAAGACCTAAGTTACGTAGGTATGAAGGTGATGTTATAGCATTTGAAATTGATAAACAAATGACAGCGGGGTTATATCAATTAGGGCAGGAAAAACAAGTAACACTTTACATGACGCTTATGACTTGCTTCCATATGCTTTTACATCAATATTCAGGTCAGGAGGATATTGTGATTGGATCTCCGATTCAAGCACGCCCTCATGTGGATTTAGAAAATGTACTAGGTCTTTTTATTAATGAAATTGCAATACGCAATCAGCCAAAAGCATCAAAATCATTTTTGAGTTTTTTAGAAGAAGTAAAAGAAACGATTTTATGTGCTTACGAGAATCAAAATTATCCTTTTGAAGAGTTAGTATTGAAGCTTCAAGCTGATAATGATAAGAGTCGCAGTCCAATTTTTATTGTAAGTTTTGCTATGCAAAATATGCAGGAAGCATCTCTGCCTGTTAATGACTTACAATTTCAATTTATTTCAACGGAGTTTATGGTAACAGAATATGATATCTCTTTATATGCTTCAGAAGTAGAGGGAAGAGTACATTTTGAGATGTCGTACAGTACACATTTATTTAGACGTGAAACAATGGAACGTTTTGTGCAGGATTATGTAAGTATTGTACGGCAGGTTCTTGCAAACCCTATGAGTTCATTGGGAGATATAAAATTAAATTTATTACAATTATAG